GTGTTAAAAAAAATCCCCCTCAATCCCCCTTTGCCAAAGGGGGACTTGAAAATATCCCCCCTTTAGAAAAGGGGGGCAAGGGGGGATTTGAAGGTCTTGGCGGCTCTTTCAGTTATTTCGAACTCGGCGAGCCGATTGAGATGGAAAGCATATTGGAGGGGAAAAAGCTCCCTCATTACATGGAGCTTGGACGATACATCTTCTACACTGCAACAGGAGAGGAGTTTAACCCTTCAAAAGTAAAACAGAGCAAGAATTTTATAGGCGAAACGAAAGACTATGAAGTGTATCTCTTTTATGAACCGGATATTGAGAATCTCAAAAAGTTAGCCCTCACTCTTGATACCGCAAAGAAGTTAGGGGCATTCAAGGGTAAGAAGCGTCTGGTCTTTGCCCCTACAAAATATCTTGACCTCAATGATGCAGACTTAATCGAAAAGCACGGCCTAAAAGGAATCGAATACTGCCAACTGCCGTTTGAGATTTATAAGATGAGGGGATGAGATGTATCCGTATAATTTCAAACCGCAAGAAGCTGGAATAAAACATAATAAAGTATTTGTTGTTATGCCGTTTGATGAAAAATATGATGCTCTATTCACCAGTTTAATTGAGCCTGCAACAAAAAAAGCAAACGAGATACTCGGTTTTTCTGGGGAAATGTCTCTTGAAGCGTATAGGACAAAAGATGATATCAGAACAACATCAGGCTGGATAAATGTTTTGGAGTATTTGTTTACATCTCAGATAATAATCGGCGTTCTTACTGATTATAACCCAAACGTTTTTTATGAGCTTGGTATTGCACATGCGACCGAACCTATTACAAGACAAATCTTAATAGCAGATAAAAACCATGAGCCAACCTTTGATACAAAAGACCTTATCTATTATAAATATGACTCTGATAATTTGAATTTGTCTATCGAGCCTTTAGCAGCGAAAGTTGCTGATGCTATTAACTGGTATAAAATTGAAGAAGAAAGGGTAATTCAAAAAACTCGAAGATTTATTAGCCCTTATGGATTAGATGTCACTGTGAAATATGGTAAACAAAAAAACTTCCATTTGCATATGGATAAAGCAGACGAATATGAATCAACTTATGGGAAAGGGGCTTTTGAGAAACATTTAAAGGGCTTGGAGAATTTATGCCAACACGGTTTGCTTGGACTTAATACAAAAACTATAAAAAGTGATGGTTCTGGTGTGCATATTGAATATTCATATTATTGGACTAATTTGGGAAATGATCTTTTATTTTATCTTAAAATTATAGACGAAAAAGAATTAAAAGATAGAAGAGTTAGGATGCCCGAGTCTTTTTAATTAACTTTTGGTATCTGCTCATACGGTATTAAGAGATGAGTTTGCATTTATGTGTAATTATCTTTCCCGAACTCATGGCTCGGATATTGAGGCGAAATTACGGGACGAGGGGCAAGAGGTAAAGAGATTTGAGATTTGAGATTTCAAATTTGAAATTAAAAGAGGCAATACCATGACCTACGAGCGGTTTGAGGATTTGCCAGTGTGGAAAGCAGCGATAAGCCTTGCTGAAAAAATATACGCCCTGACCGGAAAACCTCCATTTCGGAGAAAATACAGTCTCCGCGACCAGATAGAAAGGGCAGTACTCTCAGTTTCAAACAACATTGCCGAAGGCTTTGAGCGCGGGACTACTCAGGAGTTGTTGACTTTCCTTTATATAGCAAGGGGCTCAGCGGGAGAAGTCCGGTCAATGTTGTGTTTCCTTGAAAGACTTCCTGCCTTTAAAGATCTCAAATCTGAAATTTCAAATTTGAAATTAGAGTCTGAAGTCGTTTCCCGTCAGCTCCGAGCATGGTCAGATTCTCTTCAGAATAGTGAGATTAAAGGACAGAGATACCTGAATGAAAAGGAAAAGGTGTTTGCTAAAAACAAGAAAGAGAAAGCAGAATTTTTAGAGACACTTAAGAGCTATAAAAAATGACCTCGACCAAAAATTGGCTGAGAATAAAAAATGGAACTTAAAGAATATCAGAAAAAGACTTTAGACCAGGTCAAGATCTATCTCGATTCTCTTGCCGAATACAGGGGCAAGTATGAAAAGCTTATAGCCGATGACCCAGACCTTGCCATAGACTTTCCTTTCAAGGCATGGGAGAAGGCCTGCCCTGAACTTGTTTCAGGGTCTATATCCTATCATTCAAGCAGGAACGGCCTCGGCGAGCCTCTCCCCGATTTCTACCTGAAAATTCCTACCGGCGGAGGCAAGACCATCCTTGCCTGTCATGCTATAGACCTGATAAGCAGGATTTACTTAAAGAAACAGACGGGCATTGTCCTCTGGATAGTGCCGACAACACAAATTTACAGGCAGACACTTACCCATCTAAGAAACCGTGAACACCCTTACAGGCATGTATTGGACATCTCAAGCGGTGGAAGAACTTTGATATTAGAGAAGCTGGATAAGTTTACGCCTTTGGATATAGAGGAAAACCTTGTAATAATGCTTTTGATGCTTCCGTCTGCAAGCAGGCAAAACAAAGAGACGTTGAAAGTCTTTAAAGACAGCGGAGGCTTTACAGAATTTTTCCCTTCTGAAGACGCCATAGAAGACCATAAAGAACTTCTGGAGAAATTCCCGAATCTTGATTTTTTCGGTAGGGAGGATGATTTCTTCGGCAGAATGGCAAAGACATCTTTGGGTAATACTCTGAGAGTCCTTAACCCCGTAATAATTATTGACGAAGGACATAAGGCGTACAGCGAAACAGCCCGTAATACAATCAGGGGTTTTAACCCCGCAATAATTGTTGAGCTTTCAGCCACGCCGCCAAAGAATACAAATCTCCTTGTAAATATTAGCGGACAGGCTCTTAACAGAGAAGAAATGATTAAGCTCGATCTAAATGTCATCAATAAGTCGAGCCCTGACTGGAAAGATGTAATGCTTGCATCAAAAGAAAAGAGAGATTATCTGGAACGTAAGGCTAAGGAATATGAAGCAAACACCGGCGAATACATCCGCCCTATCTGTCTTGTTCAGGCAGAGAGGACAGGAAAAGAGCAGAGGGGAACAAAATATATTCATGCAGAGGATGTCAAAGAATATCTGATTAAGCAATGCGGTGTATCGGAAAATGAAATTGCTATCAAAAGCAGTGAAAAAGATGACATAGAAGGGATTGACCTTTTAAGCCGTGATTGTGAGATCAGGTATATCATTACCAAACAGGCACTTCAGGAAGGATGGGACTGTGCCTTTGCATATATCCTTACGATACTGACAAATCCGGGTTCACAGTTAAGCATCACGCAGCTTGTAGGAAGGATATTAAGACAGCCGAAAGCCCGCAAAACCAAAGTCAAAGACCTTGATGAAAGCTATGTTTTTTGCCATAGGCCGAAAGCAGGCGTTCTTTTAGAGAGCATCAAGCAGGGTTTTGAAGTGGAAGGGTTGGGCGATTTGGCTTCAAGGGTAACTGTTAAAGAGGGCGATCCTGCATTAGAAGACGCCTCAAAGGAAAAGACTGTCAGGTATAGGGACAAATTCAAAGTATTTGAGGGCAAAGTCTATCTTCCGAAATTTGTTATTCAGGAAAACGGAGGATGGCGTAATGTTAACTACGATATGGACATTTTAAGCAGGATTGACTGGAGTGATGCAAACTTAGACTCCGTGAAAGTTCTCCCCCTGGGGGAGAAAAAAATAGAAGATGAAGAAATAAGGATTGGGCTGAGCGAGGATGTAAAAGAACTTCTTGAGAGAAAAAGCAGCGTAGAAAGACATGGCGGATTAAAGCTTGACCATGTTCTTATGACAAGGCAGTTGTTGGATATTGTTCCAAATCCCTGGATTGCCCATGATATCGGGAAAGAGGTTTTGGATGCATTACTGAAGAAAAACAGTAAAGAGAAAGTTACAAATAACCTTGCGTTTATTATTGAAGAGACTCGCAAACATCTGATAGCAGAACGTGACAGGTTATCTGAGAAAATATTCAGAGATTTGATTGATAAGAAAAGGCTCTGGTTTTTTCTTCTGGCCGATAAGGGAGGTTATGAACTTCCACCAAGTATAAAGGTGAAAAAGAGCAGCAGAAGGCTTATCAGGGATGATCATTCTGAAGTTCAAAGGAGTCTTTTTGATTATGTCCCTGAAGGAGAATTCAATGAGATGGAAAAATCGATTGCAATATACCTTGATGAGCAAGAAAAGCTTTTATGGTGGTATAGGAATCTTTCAAGACAGGATTACTACATCCAGGGATGGCGTAAGAACAAAATATACCCTGATTTTATATTTACAAAGGCTGATGATACTGGCAGAAATTTTAATACGGTCTATGTTGTTGAAACAAAAGGCATTCATCTAAAGGATTTCGAAGATACCAAATATAAGAGAAACGTTTTTAAGTTTTGCAACGAATTAGGTCAAAAAAGAGAATGGAAAGAATTAAATAGAGAGTTTTCAAGAGGGGTTGAGTTTCAAGTGATAGCAGAAGATGAGTGGAAGAAAAAGATAAATGAAATTTTTATGATTTAATGTGTAACGTTCAGAATATATTCGTGTCATAGCATTTTTATGTTGTAACCTGGGGATTGGACGAGCATTGCTGAAGTTCTCATTCCTTGCAAGGCGAAGGACAAGCCCCGTATAGATTCAAGAATCTTACGGGGCAGGCTCTGGAGGAGCGCCAAGCACTACGTTGAGTGCTTGATAAAAAGGCATGGGCTTGCCTCTGGCATGAGATTGAAGCGAGATTAGTTAAAAAGAGCAATAGTACAAATTTTTATGCATAGAATTAACTATACTGCACAAAAAAATGCTATTTTGTGGAATTTAATTTATGCAAAGCACATGGAAATGGCTGATCAGCAGTACGTAAAAATTTCTTGGTTTAGCTAACGGGACTTGGGAAGAATAAAGAGGTATTTTCAAACACTTGTAAAGTCCCTTTAAAATACCTCTTAATCAGCGGGTCGGAGGTTCGAATCCTCCACGGCTCACCATTTTATAAGTCCCATTTAAAAAGCCTCTCAGGAACATCATAGACATCTTTTATTATAAGTTTGATAAATTTAGTTTTTTCACTAAGTTTCGGGAACCTCAACATTCCGGATCTGTGATGACCTCCGGGAGGAGAACCCTCCCAGCTTGATGGTTTATAGATGTTACCCTTGTCATCTTCAAGGAGAGATATCTGGGTTAAATCAAAATCCAGTGAGCCCTGGTGTGTATCAATCTTAATATGAAACTCTATAGTTTTATTATAACTAAACTTTATCGGCTTTACCGTTATTGAGACAAGATTTTCTCTATTTATCTTTGCGGGCAGATCAATCTCTGCAACAGCATCTGCAACTACGGTAAGACCCGTTGTCTTGAATGAGACCAGAAAGAATGAAATAGAAACAATCACAACAGAGAAAACTACTGCTATATTACGCACAGTTTTCATATTATAAGCGAATATGGTTTTAAAGATATTCTCATTTTGATATAATTTATGCTTCTGGATAATATTCAACATTATTGTAATTCCCACTAAATTAGAAAAGATTCCCAGCAGGATAAAAGGTAACTGATATTTTACTAAAAATATTGCTGCAGCGGATAAACCTACTATTGGCAGAACATCACTGATGTGGTGAGCACAGCAGGCAATCATTGAACCCGTTGAAATTCCACCTGCTGTTGCAACTTCCGCTGTTGCACCTTTTACCTTTCTGGAAATATTAAATCTTATATAGGAGTAAAGTCCGAGTTGAACCCCAAAACCAATGACCAGGATGGAAATCCAATACCATATCTCTGATAATTGTTCTAAGGCATGGCTGAAGGAATTAGCAACAGTAAGAATCACAAAATATATTATTAATAACCCTATCGCTCCAATTGTTCCAATAATTATAGGCTTATTTTTTCGCATGTTCAACCTCCTCTTAATATATTGACCTCATCCGTCCTGTCTTTTTATCTATAAGAACCCTATCTATAAGATTGTTATCTTTATCGTAGATCTCTGCCTCAAAGAACCTT
The sequence above is drawn from the Nitrospirota bacterium genome and encodes:
- a CDS encoding four helix bundle protein, with translation MTYERFEDLPVWKAAISLAEKIYALTGKPPFRRKYSLRDQIERAVLSVSNNIAEGFERGTTQELLTFLYIARGSAGEVRSMLCFLERLPAFKDLKSEISNLKLESEVVSRQLRAWSDSLQNSEIKGQRYLNEKEKVFAKNKKEKAEFLETLKSYKK
- a CDS encoding DEAD/DEAH box helicase family protein, which translates into the protein MELKEYQKKTLDQVKIYLDSLAEYRGKYEKLIADDPDLAIDFPFKAWEKACPELVSGSISYHSSRNGLGEPLPDFYLKIPTGGGKTILACHAIDLISRIYLKKQTGIVLWIVPTTQIYRQTLTHLRNREHPYRHVLDISSGGRTLILEKLDKFTPLDIEENLVIMLLMLPSASRQNKETLKVFKDSGGFTEFFPSEDAIEDHKELLEKFPNLDFFGREDDFFGRMAKTSLGNTLRVLNPVIIIDEGHKAYSETARNTIRGFNPAIIVELSATPPKNTNLLVNISGQALNREEMIKLDLNVINKSSPDWKDVMLASKEKRDYLERKAKEYEANTGEYIRPICLVQAERTGKEQRGTKYIHAEDVKEYLIKQCGVSENEIAIKSSEKDDIEGIDLLSRDCEIRYIITKQALQEGWDCAFAYILTILTNPGSQLSITQLVGRILRQPKARKTKVKDLDESYVFCHRPKAGVLLESIKQGFEVEGLGDLASRVTVKEGDPALEDASKEKTVRYRDKFKVFEGKVYLPKFVIQENGGWRNVNYDMDILSRIDWSDANLDSVKVLPLGEKKIEDEEIRIGLSEDVKELLERKSSVERHGGLKLDHVLMTRQLLDIVPNPWIAHDIGKEVLDALLKKNSKEKVTNNLAFIIEETRKHLIAERDRLSEKIFRDLIDKKRLWFFLLADKGGYELPPSIKVKKSSRRLIRDDHSEVQRSLFDYVPEGEFNEMEKSIAIYLDEQEKLLWWYRNLSRQDYYIQGWRKNKIYPDFIFTKADDTGRNFNTVYVVETKGIHLKDFEDTKYKRNVFKFCNELGQKREWKELNREFSRGVEFQVIAEDEWKKKINEIFMI